A genomic stretch from Aedes albopictus strain Foshan chromosome 2, AalbF5, whole genome shotgun sequence includes:
- the LOC109412526 gene encoding protein arginine N-methyltransferase 7 → MYPDPDDYASLEGDQDEDFDLQQEIARSAFADMCHDWERNQKYDRALQLTVDRLHGEGKEVHVLDIGTGSGLLSMMAVRAGADSVTACEAFRPMADCAERVIAANGMGERIRLVKKKSTEMEVGPGRDMERKANVLVTELFDTELIGEGAIATYRHALEHLLEEGCRVIPDKATVYAQIVECPLAMSWQTPKLVSNSDGDVLLRIPEEIVNCRGSSAVFDVQLSQLPVGCFNALSEPVPVFEFDWSRRENLEFKRHSRNLVNIGNSGIPQAVFMWWDLRMDLEGTVLLSCAPFWAHPDFEELKSQTRKQPFPESNLIPWRDHWMQAIYFLPHSKTPLAKGQEVALDAYHDEFSWWFGLNNSELHTGHCSCGIHIAYSRSRIGQLNDGPRNKRILNYMEELLDRNSVVLVLGEGSLLGLSLAALGAKKVILVEPNQISRQCMERFVVYNKIEAVEIRSSLDELTPEETSELSHIFGEPFFRSAILPWDNANQFVEELDWVKTRLKHEVTVIPQSFSIYGVPVEFLDLQKISAPLGTCEGFDLSLMDEMIEEHSKVADSPVEAQPLWEYPCFPLGPQCMLITINVTEGGSQNQLEQGQITLTRNHVIEECNGVALWAEWHMVNNASPKNTISTGPLSAIDEIANIPVRWNTNWRQGVHLLRKPLDKTATSLNWTAKYNAQLKMCFFRFD, encoded by the exons ATGTACCCCGACCCGGATGATTACGCCAGTTTGGAAGGAGACCAGGATGAGGACTTCGACCTGCAGCAGGAAATCGCCCGCAGTGCCTTCGCCGATATGTGCCACGATTGGGAACGCAACCAAAAGTACGATCGTGCCCTGCAATTAACGGTGGACCGGTTGCACGGCGAGGGTAAGGAAGTGCATGTACTGGACATTGGAACGGGGAGCGGTCTGCTGTCGATGATGGCCGTTCGTGCCGGAGCGGATAGTGTGACGGCGTGTGAGGCATTCCGCCCGATGGCCGACTGTGCCGAGAGGGTGATCGCTGCCAACGGGATGGGCGAGAGGATCCGACTAGTGAAGAAGAAATCCACCGAGATGGAGGTGGGGCCTGGAAGAGATATGGAGCGGAAAGCGAACGTCCTCGTGACGGAACTATTCGATACGGAGCTGATCGGGGAAGGAGCTATTGCTACGTACAGGCATGCGTTAGAACATCTGCTGGAGGAAGGTTGCCGTGTGATTCCGGATAAAGCCACCGTTTATGCACAGATAGTGGAGTGTCCGTTGGCCATGAGCTGGCAGACGCCGAAACTCGTGAGTAATTCGGATGGGGATGTGCTACtgcgaattccagaagaaattgtcaACTGTCGAGGGTCATCGGCCGTTTTCGATGTACAGCTTAGTCAACTGCCAGTGGGGTGCTTTAACGCAttgtcggaaccggttccggtgttcGAGTTCGATTGGTCACGAAGGGAAAATCTCGAATTCAAACGACACTCCAGAAACCTGGTTAATATCGGAAATTCAGGTATACCGCAGGCAGTTTTCATGTGGTGGGATCTGCGAATGGACCTTGAAGGAACCGTTCTGCTGTCCTGCGCTCCTTTTTGGGCTCATCCAGATTTCGAGGAACTGAAATCTCAAACACGGAAACAGCCTTTTCCGGAATCGAATTTAATACCCTGGCGAGACCATTGGATGCAAGCCATCTATTTTCTACCTCACTCGAAAACCCCTCTCGCCAAAGGTCAAGAAGTGGCATTGGATGCTTATCACGACGAATTTTCGTGGTGGTTCGGTTTGAACAATTCCGAATTGCACACTGGGCACTGTTCCTGCGGGATTCACATAGCTTATTCGCGCTCTCGGATAGGACAACTGAACGATGGTCCACGGAATAAGCGAATACTGAACtatatggaggaattactggaccgGAATTCCGTTGTTCTAGTGCTCGGAGAAGGATCCCTTCTGGGACTGTCTTTAGCAGCCTTGGGTGCAAAGAAAGTCATCCTCGTGGAACCGAATCAGATTTCCAGACAATGCATGGAGCGGTTTGTCGTATATAATAAGATAGAAGCCGTAGAAATTCGATCCAGCTTAGACGAACTAACGCCGGAAGAAACTTCCGAACTATCCCACATATTCGGGGAACCATTCTTCCGATCCGCAATTTTGCCCTGGGACAATGCCAATCAATTCGTCGAGGAGTTGGACTGGGTGAAAACACGCCTTAAGCACGAGGTAACTGTTATTCCGCAAAGCTTCAGCATATATGGTGTTCCGGTCGAGTTTCTGGATCTGCAGAAAATTAGCGCTCCCTTGGGCACTTGTGAAGGTTTCGATCTGAGCTTGATGGATGAAATGATTGAG GAACATTCCAAGGTAGCTGATTCCCCTGTAGAGGCTCAGCCGCTGTGGGAGTACCCATGCTTCCCCTTGGGACCTCAATGCATGTTAATTACTATCAATGTAACGGAGGGTGGGTCCCAAAATCAACTGGAACAAGGCCAAATCACTTTGACTCGGAATCATGTGATCGAAGAATGTAACGGCGTCGCCCTGTGGGCAGAGTGGCACATGGTCAATAATGCCAGCCCAAAGAATACCATCAGCACGGGTCCACTATCGGCCATCGATGAAATAGCGAACATTCCAGTCCGGTGGAACACGAACTGGAGACAAGGAGTCCATCTGCTGAGGAAGCCACTCGACAAGACCGCGACGTCCCTCAACTGGACTGCCAAGTATAACGCTCAGCTTAAGATGTGCTTTTTCAGATTCGATTAG